The Deltaproteobacteria bacterium genomic sequence TATTCACAGCTATTGCATTATGTGCATCGCCAGTTATGCCGGCAATTTTGCCCTGCTCTATTTTACCTGGATGACCTATCGCCGTTTCGGGCGCACGACCATGTGGGTGGGGCTGAAATCGGATCTGAAATTTTATACGCGTACATGGCAAAAACGTATCGTTTTTGTAGTGATAACCGTCATATTTTCCATCATGCTCGTGGCGTTCTTTCCTGCCTATTGGAAGATGTCGGCCCCTGTACTCGACCAGAAGTTGCCCACCGGGACGACCGCCGATGGCCATCCCTGGATAGGGGCTGTGGATCCGCAGTTGACGATCGTCGAATTCACCGATTACCAGTGTTTCCAGTGCCGGAAAATGCATTTCTATTTACGAGAATTTATAGCCGCCCACCCCGGTAAAATTCGTTTGGTTCACCGGCACTTTCCCATGGATCACGTCTACAATCCGCTGGTAAAGGACCCTGCTTATCATGGGGGCTCCGGCAAAATGGCCCTTTTCGCCCTTTATGCCGCCCGTGAAGACGCATTCTGGAAGATAAACGACATGTTATTCAACATGGATACGAAGACGGGGCATTTCAACCTCAGGCCCATGGCCGCAGCCGGCGGTTTCGCCCTGCATGACTTTGCCAACGCCGTGAATGACAGGCGGCTGCAGTACCAACTCATACTCGATATCCGTGAAGGTATGAAGCTGGGGGTGACGGGCACGCCGGCCTATCTGATTGACGGTGAGGTGTATGTGGGCAACGTGCCGCCCGGGATTCTCGAAACGGCTATACAATAGTAAAGGTACATTTTTGCCGTTTGTTCATTTTAATAGGGTCCGAGGGAGGGGGTCATAGCTGAGATGTTGATATGTAACCATTCAAAGATGGTTTTCAGGCGGGGATGGATGCAAACGTACGCGTCCTCCCGGAAGCGCCTGGATTTATCCATGACGAAGCGAGTAGCGGGATGACCTGCTGAGCCCCGAAGTGAAAGTATCGCCATGAGATCGGAAGCCACACAAAATCGAAGCACCAACCTTCTGGTTGTCATTGTCATCGTTCTGCTGACGACGGCGGTCTATTCCCAGGTGCGGAGTCATGGATTTATCGGTTATGACGACGACATATATGTGACCGACAACATGCACGTAAAAAACGGGCTCACCCCGGGGGGCTTCCAATGGGCATTTTCCACGAGCACAGCGGGCAACTGGCACCCTTTGACCTGGCTGTCCCATCAACTGGATGTGCAGCTGTTCGGCATGCAGCCGGGCGCCCATCACCTGGTCAACCTGCTTTTGCACATCATCAACGCCGTGCTGCTGTACTTTCTGTGGCTTCGCATGACAGGCGCCCGATGGAAAAGCTTTTTCGTCGCTGCCTTGTTTGCCGTTCACCCGCTGCATGTGGAATCCGTGGCCTGGATCGCCGAACGCAAGGATGTGCTGAGCGGATTTTTCTGGATGGCAACCCTGTGGAGCTATGTGTGGTACACGGAGCGCCGTGGTGGTTCCGCGTATCTCCTTGTGCATCTATGCCTCGGCATGGGCCTGATGGCCAAACCCATGCTGGTGACACTGCCCTTTGTCCTTTTGCTGCTGGATTACTGGCCTTTGAAACGCCTTGAAGGCGGGGGCACCGGCGCAGATTCGCGGATACCCGCCGGAAGGCCGCTGTTCACGCTCGTGCGGGAAAAAACGGGGCTTTTTGTCCTGGTGCTGGCCGTTTGCCTGGTGACTGTTTACGCCCAAAGCATTGGAGGGAATGTCGGTTTTCTGCAGACATACCCATTGGTCACCAGACTGGCAAATGCATTGGTGGTTTATGTGGCCTACATCCTCAAATTTTTGTGGCCGGTCAACCTGGCCGTGCTTTACCCCCATCCGGGCATGCCCCCCTTGTGGAAAATCGGCGGTGCCGCCCTGATGCTCGCTGCCATGACGACGGCGGCAGTTCAATCCAGGCGAAAACGCCCGTGGATGCTTGTGGGATGGCTGTGGTTTCTGGGCACCCTCGTACCCGTCATCGGATTGGTGCAGGTGGGGGTTCAATCCATGGCCGATCGCTACACCTACATTCCCATGGTGGGGTTGCTGGTGATGGCTGCCTGGGGCGTTCCCGACCTGTTCCCGGCGCACCGATGGCGAGATCACCTGCTTTTCCCGGCTGCCCTTGCAGCCGTCGTGGCGCTGAGCGTGGCCGCCTGGCACCAGATCGGCTACTGGTCGAACAGCATTACACTGTTCCGGCACGCTGTCGAGGTTACCGAAGACAATTACATCATGCACAACAACCTCGGTTTCGAACTGAAGCAGGCGGGTCGCACTGACGAGGCAAGGGCCCACTATTTAAAGGCGATCGCAATCAATCCCAAATTTGCCGAGGCGCATCTCAATCTGGGCGTTCTGCTGGCAGAAGAGGGGCGGCATGCCGCGGCTGACGCAAGGTACCGGGAAGCCCTGCGCATCGACCCCGGTTACGTCCAGGCCCATCTGAATCTGGGAAACAGCCGGCTGAGACAGGGATACGCCGGTGACGCCCTCAAACAGTACGCCGATGCGTTGAAGCTGGACCCCGAATCCGCCGACGCCTACAATGGATTGGGGGCTGCCATGGTGAAAACCGGTAAGTACGCGCAGGCCGCCTTGTGTTTTCAAAAGGCCCTCAACCTTGATCCGGGCCATGCCGGCGCCAGAAACAACCTGAAAAAAATTCAGGCCCTGCTGAAAGAGCAGTAGGACAGGTACAACAGGAAAGGGTATGTACAAAGATAAAAAGGTCATTGTGGTCATGCCGGCCTACAATGCCGGGCAGACGCTGGTAAAAACGTACACCGAGGTGATGGAACAGGAAATCGTCGACCGCGTCGTTATCGTGGACGACGGCAGCCGTGACGATACCGTGCGTATTGCGGAAGGCCTGCCCAATGCATCGGTACACCGGCATCAAAAAAACAGGGGCTACGGCGGCAATCAGAAGTCTTGTTACCGGCTGGCGTTGGATGCAGGAGGCGACATCATTATCATGGTTCACCCGGACTATCAATACACGCCCAAGCTGATACCGGCCATGGCGTCCATGATCGAAAGCGGCTTGTACCACTGTGTCCTGGGGTCGAGGATTTTAGGCGGCTATGCGTTGAAAGGCGGGATGCCCTTTTGGAAATACATTGCCAACCGCTTTCTCACGCTGGCGGAAAATATGCTGACAGGGGCTAAACTGTCCGAATACCACACCGGATATCGCGCATTTTCCAGGAAGTTGCTGGAAGATCTTCCCCTGGATAAAAACTCCGACGATTTCGTCTTCGACAACCAGATGCTGGCCCAGGTCATCTGGTTCGGTTATACGGTGG encodes the following:
- a CDS encoding thioredoxin domain-containing protein — translated: MNAHKKIQPLPYPLYFWTVAILALASLANAVYLAVSHYRVYTDMGYRSFCAVSRSINCDTVSQSPFSILLGVPVPVWGVFAYLFFTVLLLAARPSTTEKSRIWPTLFVVSGGFSIYSVILAFISTVYIHSYCIMCIASYAGNFALLYFTWMTYRRFGRTTMWVGLKSDLKFYTRTWQKRIVFVVITVIFSIMLVAFFPAYWKMSAPVLDQKLPTGTTADGHPWIGAVDPQLTIVEFTDYQCFQCRKMHFYLREFIAAHPGKIRLVHRHFPMDHVYNPLVKDPAYHGGSGKMALFALYAAREDAFWKINDMLFNMDTKTGHFNLRPMAAAGGFALHDFANAVNDRRLQYQLILDIREGMKLGVTGTPAYLIDGEVYVGNVPPGILETAIQ
- a CDS encoding tetratricopeptide repeat protein, producing MRSEATQNRSTNLLVVIVIVLLTTAVYSQVRSHGFIGYDDDIYVTDNMHVKNGLTPGGFQWAFSTSTAGNWHPLTWLSHQLDVQLFGMQPGAHHLVNLLLHIINAVLLYFLWLRMTGARWKSFFVAALFAVHPLHVESVAWIAERKDVLSGFFWMATLWSYVWYTERRGGSAYLLVHLCLGMGLMAKPMLVTLPFVLLLLDYWPLKRLEGGGTGADSRIPAGRPLFTLVREKTGLFVLVLAVCLVTVYAQSIGGNVGFLQTYPLVTRLANALVVYVAYILKFLWPVNLAVLYPHPGMPPLWKIGGAALMLAAMTTAAVQSRRKRPWMLVGWLWFLGTLVPVIGLVQVGVQSMADRYTYIPMVGLLVMAAWGVPDLFPAHRWRDHLLFPAALAAVVALSVAAWHQIGYWSNSITLFRHAVEVTEDNYIMHNNLGFELKQAGRTDEARAHYLKAIAINPKFAEAHLNLGVLLAEEGRHAAADARYREALRIDPGYVQAHLNLGNSRLRQGYAGDALKQYADALKLDPESADAYNGLGAAMVKTGKYAQAALCFQKALNLDPGHAGARNNLKKIQALLKEQ
- a CDS encoding glycosyltransferase family 2 protein codes for the protein MYKDKKVIVVMPAYNAGQTLVKTYTEVMEQEIVDRVVIVDDGSRDDTVRIAEGLPNASVHRHQKNRGYGGNQKSCYRLALDAGGDIIIMVHPDYQYTPKLIPAMASMIESGLYHCVLGSRILGGYALKGGMPFWKYIANRFLTLAENMLTGAKLSEYHTGYRAFSRKLLEDLPLDKNSDDFVFDNQMLAQVIWFGYTVAEVSCPTKYFTAASSINFARSVRYGFGCLHTAVVFRLSKSGLASSPLFPERDAGSRHANGIGAIDE